Genomic DNA from Candoia aspera isolate rCanAsp1 chromosome 14, rCanAsp1.hap2, whole genome shotgun sequence:
ATGACGGAGTGGATCATGCGCTCCTTCAGGGCCTTCTCCACCTCCAGGTCCTTTCCATGCATGATGGACTGCCCCACCTTGAGGAAGGTGCTCCGGGACCGTACCTCGGACATAATAAAGAGGTGCACGCCGGTGGCGTGGATGCAGAGGTGCAGCAGGGCCTTGCCCAGCAACTCCCAGTGGGCCGGCCGGTCGCCCGGGGCCGCGAAGCAGTGCTCGTCGCGGAAGCGGTAGCCTAGGGCCTCGAAGAGCACCGAGCAGCCCAGCCCCAGCAGCACGCTCAGGTAGAGCGGCAGGTGCAGGACGGCGTAGAGCAGCAGCAGCGCCTCCACGCACAGCGAGAAGCTGCCCACCGGCGACAGGCAGGGCGGGGGCGCCGCGCGCGCCCCCGCGCTCGCGTTGCCCCCCCCGGCGGGCCCGGGCGCCGGCAGCTGCGCGGCCAGCGGGAGGGCGAAGACCAGCAGCGTGAGGGCCAGCGAGGTGCCGGCCGGGTGGCGGCCGTACGCGCGCGTGAAGGTGAACAGGAAAGCGGCCAGGCAGGCGCCCAGGAAGGCCAGTgccggcgccgccgccgccgccgcgcgccccgccccgccgcgccGCCAGCCCAGGTAGGCGCCCCAGAGCAGCGCGGCCGCGCCCAGGTAGGAGAGCGCGTAGCGGAGCCGGCGCCGCGTCTGCGGGAAGCGGCGCTCGCGGCAGGCCTGCTCCAGGTTGCTCGAGTCAAACTGCGGGTCCCACCAGCGCGGCGAGGCGCGCTCGAACAGCTGCGGCGCCCGCCCGGCCCCCAGACCCAGGCCCAGCCCTGGGCCCAGCGccgccgccccgccgccgccCGCGCCCCGCCGCCCCTGCCGCCCCCCCcgcgcccgccccgccccgcccgagccgccgccgccgcgccccccGGGCTCCGGCCGGGCCTCCAGCCGCACCGCCACGCTCGCGCCCCCGCCGCCCGCGGCCAGGCTCACCTCGGTGCCacgcggcgggggcggcggggaGCTGGCCGCCGCCGCCATGGCCACGGGCCGGGCTGCGCCCGCCGCGCCCACCGCGCCGCGCCTCACGTTCCCTCGCCGCTCCGGGCGCCGCTCCGGGCGCCGCTCAGCCCAgcccgccgcccccgcccccgcccccgccgcctCCGCCGCCTGCCAGGCTCGGGCTCCCGCTGCTCCCGCCGGGCCGCGCCGGGCTCCGCCGCATAGCGCCGCGCCGGAGCCCCCCGGCCGCCCCCCGCCTCGCCGCCTGCCTGGAAACGCCTCACGGGCCGcgtcggaggagggggaggggcggcggcggcggagctgCTGCTGTCACTGGGCGCGCGGGACGAGGGGCGCCTGCGCGCTGTGCGGGAGACGGGCCGGGTGCGGTCTGCGCACGCGCCGCCCAGCCCAGTGCGCAGCCACAGCCGCCCCCCCGCGCGCCCTCTGCCCTGGGAGCGGCGGGGTCCCTCGCCGCCGCGAGCTGCCCCGCGCTTGCAGCTGCAGCGGCGAAGGAGGCCGTCGGAGAGCGTCCAGCCCCTGCCGCGCCCCTCGCCAGCTCCTCCGGGGCGCTGGTGCGGGGCGGGCCTCCCTCGCCCTGGGCCGAGTTCAGATTCAGTGCTTTTCTGATATACTTTGGTGCGTTGAGGTATTCCGTTTCTAAGCGAGAAACGTTACTTTTGGCCTTAGAAAATGAGTTAACCTCGCCGCTGTCCGGCGTTTCCTATCCCTGTAAGGTGCGCGTGCCTGGACGCGCTGCCGCGAAGAGCCCCCAGCCGGCACTTGTTGCTCCCCCCCGCCGCTTTTGCAAGCCTGCCGACGAGGTCCGTTGGAGGCTCAGGAATAAAAAAGTACTAAAAATAGCCTGCCCTGCCAGCTGCTCGTTTTTCTCCGGGGGCCTTGCCCACTGTCCATTTAACTATTGCCTGGCCATACTGTATGTAGCAGCAGCCTTACAACCGGGTGGGAATTGACAGACACGATGCCACTGATTTTCTAGCAGTCCCTTTTAAGCACACCACCCCTGCAAGATCTGCTGTTTACCAATCACTGCATCATAATGTACCAAACTGGTAAAATCCTTTGATGAGTACTCAAAGAGGGTCAGTGACTACAATAAATTCTGAGAACAAGGCTAACATTTGGGAGTAGCAAAGCGCAGAGCCAAGTGCTTCTGAAGGTAGGTTGTACAGCGAGGGAGGAAAGGTTGCTGCACAAAGTTGGACCTGAAACTGGAGGGATTCGTGGATCAAAGCCACCCTTCTGGACTGGGCTTGGAAGTCGCTGGCATCGTTCGGAGATCACTACCGCTTCAGTGCTTGTTCCACGACCAGGCTCCCCAAATTTGCGATAGCTCTGGCTTCTGGGTGTTTTTTTGCAGCTTCTCTCTGACCTACCATAGTAGCAGCATAAATGAGACGCTACCAAGGCGTGGGCCTTTGTGACCAGGATGTCTTTCCCCAAGAATGGTTCCCGGGGGCTCCAAGGGTAACCCTAGGTGCAAAAGCCCCCCAATGACCCattccctcttttgagggagtgCTGTTTCTGCTAGAGCACTGTCCAGAAACCTGGGCCAGGTTGTCCCTGACCAGAAGGACCCCTCAGGGTTAGGCCCGCTCACCCGCGTCCGGCCTGCTGCCTTCAGGGCAGGGTCTCAACTTCTGGGGCCACCTGGGATAGCGTCCTCTGAATCCGGCGCTATGCACATCCGCCCACCAATGGCTTCCagctggaggagggagggaggaattgtgGTAAGAGCCACGAACAGACTCCATGCACAGGGCTGGGATGGGGAAtttctccctcttcccttttTTACTCCTCAGGCTGAAAGAATGGAAAATACCCCGCAGCAGCCAGAAATAGGCCGAGATATGCTCTCTTGTATTATCGACCACTGTagcttttaaaaagctattaaaataaaTAGGCCAGATACGTAACAACAGTGCTGTGCGTATTTTCTGAATTTATTCCCTTAGATGATGCTGTTTGCTGTCCAGATCACGAGGCCTGAGAGCGTTCCTTGGCCAACGTAGTGACAGAAGCTGCTCCTGTAGCCCGGCAGCAGTCAAGGCCCACAAGGCATTCCTGAGTACGGCTGGGAGGCGAGTGGTGGAAGGAGAAGGCGCCGCCTCATCTGGTACTTCTGCAGACCCCCTGCCCTGTCGCATGCCAGAGCCAAGTCTACAGCGAAATTGGGCAGCTGATTTCACAGCAGTTTGGGCTCCCAAGCTGCCAGCAGCAAGAGAGCACCAGCGGAAGGGAGGTGCCTCTGTGGAGCCTCATTGTGGTCTAGCCGCTTCCTGGACGTTCAGCCGAATgacttcctcccttcttccccaCTGCAAGGGGGAAACGGCTTAATTAATCTCAGCAACACACAGACCACAATCATCCAGCGATAGCGACGTGCCGAAGTTGGCTTCCCACTGACAACTCTCAGGGCCCTTGAGAGTCCTCTGGGCATCCCTGGACACCGGAACCATCAGATCCCACCTCGGTGATGGCGAGGCAGAGATGCTGGTCCTGCATGGTGGTACTGAGGAATGGCGTGGGGGTTGATCTCCCGTGCTTCAAAGCTTCTCGACCGTGGAAATCAGTAATTTCAATTGGGAAGAAATCAAGGGCAGAACAGTTCGTGTACGGTAGCCTACTTGCATCCTGTTAGCTAGGTAAAAAAGTGGTTTTGAGATTGGAGCAAGTTGGGAGTGGGGAAGAGGGAATGAACATGGGAAAATGGAAAAGCCATGTAAGGAAAATGGTTTTTATTCTAGAGATGCTTGCTTTGATCCCAGCCGCCttcccccttctccccctccACTCGTATTTCCCTGACTCCTCCACGTGACCCACCCGAACTTCTTCCAACACAAAGGAGCTTCCACACCAGTGATAAAGTCATTGGGTGAATCCAGATGTGGAGGGAAAAAGGAGGTAGCCATTCATTTTGGAGGGAGATTCCCCATTTTGCTCTATTTATTGTGGAACTGCCTTATTtcaagagaaatggaaatgtaCAGAAAAAGATTGTGCGCTTCTTTGTGAAGCTGTGGGCATTTATTTTCAGAAGCACTGCTGTTAACCAGAGGGTTTTAACCATAACTAGGAAGGGAGGAGTGCTGCAGGGCGGATCAGCCGTGGGAAAGCACCCGTTGGCCTCTTCCTCAGTGGGTTGGATCTTGGATTCCTTTACCTCCTAGCTTCATCGTTTCTGCTCAGAAAGAGAGGCAACACACCAAGAGATGTGACTGAAAAACATCAGAATTTATTAGAAGGGCTGAAGTATATAGTTTCTCCAAATTACTGCGAACCACTAAGTGGAAATGTATTACACAGCTATGTAATTCCTTTAAATACATCTGTCCAAAACTCTGTTCAAACGAAGCACACAACCATGGGTGGATGGTTTGGGTCTGGTAATTTAACCAAGGGAGAGGACACACAGGCTTCCTCCTCTGAACATCTGTGAGCCACGAGAGCCCACGTGTATTCCCAAGGCGGGAAGGGAGAGGCCGGTCACGTTAGACTAGCCAGCTCTCAGGCCGTCCACTGAGGTGGACTTCATGGCCACATACAAATGGGCAGAGGGTAGATGCCTCCAGATCCAGGATCGGTCACTTCTGAGATACTGGTGTTTCCAGTGCTGTGAAGGTCCACACGGTCACCAAGCAACCACCAGCTGCGCTGGTAACACGGCATGGTGCAAGTCAGCTTTTAGGGAGCACTTCTGGCAAGGTCAGGGCCTGGGGTTTCTCAGGCTCAATGAATCTTGCAGGGTTCTTCTCTCAACTGCGAGGAGACTGAGCCAAGGCGGCTGTCCCCAGTACACATCGTCTAAGCCAAAGCTCTTCTGCCCGGTGAGCCTCCCTTTCTGCGCTGCAGAGGACAGTGCCACTTACACCACCCTCTTGCAGAGTTGCCCTGCTGCTTAGCACCCAAGCTCACAGCGACAGACAAGACACACGGACCTCCATGTTTTCCACAATCCAGCCAATAAGTTCAACACATGCTCCAGACCAGGCAAATCACTGAGAGGACATGTTGCAGAAACCTTTCCAGTTTTATTCCATGTGATTTGCAAAACACTGAGGTGCAAGAGGAAAAGCAGAAGGGGAGATGTGGGGAATCGAGCAAGCCTGTGAACAGAAGGCTGGGGGAAATATAAAAAATCAAGGATCTGAAGCAGGCAGTGGAGGAGAGGGCATCCTGCTTCCTCAGGGAATGTGCCCCGTTCACTTTGGGGAACTGGCAATAAAAGCACTTCTTCCTgcagaaaccttgccaagaggaGAGCACTTGTGTGGAGAGCTCTCCAAATACCCCAGAAAAGGCACAGCAAGATGGGAAACCACTGCTGAGGAGAGGGTGGGGAAGCTGACACACAGTGGGAGAGAGGAGGTGGTGGCGGTGGCAACCAGGGCAAGCTGAGGGCTTCCCTTTGCCAATTCTCGTAACACATCCTTGGCCAGCTGCTCCATTGCTTTGTGTGTTTGGTTCGGTCACGGCTCCCACGAGTCCGGCTCACCCCCATATGCTGGATGCAGGTGAGGATCCAAGGGCCCTCAATTCCACGTAAAGCAGTCAGATGTTACAAGAACGAGGCACAGCTGGTGAGGGGGGGCATGTTTGGTCTCCCCTGGTGGTCAAAGGCCCTTTTGGCCTCCTCTCAACACTTCGTTCCTTACTTCTTGCCGCAAAGCCTCTGAAAGTTTGCCCTCTCCTTGGTACATTGCCTCTTTTTTAAGTAACAAAGATTAAATTGTAACAGGTATTCACAATGTTTTGTTCTCCTTCCTAGGCCCATCCAGCTTCCTTGCCATGTATGACACCAACTGCCCCCTCTATACATTAGCTGTGGTCAGCGTGGCACTCAGAAGGGCTAGCAGACCTCGGCTTCTTGGACAGATAAGACATAAGCTCATTCATCAACCAGGACACAAGAGGGTCACGCGGGCAGCCCGTTAATGTTTCTTATAGCGGTTCTTTGGAGTTTCGCTACAGCCAGTTGTGTCACAGGAGAGCACGCTGGGCTTCTTCCCCAGGCCGATGCTCCCTAAGAGACCTGGCAGCTCGTGCGTGATGGCCCTCTCGATCTTCTCCAGGAAGCAGCCTCCCATGTAGGAGCACTGCTGTGCAAGCAGCTTGAAGCTGTTGATCGGGTTGATCCCAAAGAAGTCCTTGTAAGCCTCGCGATTGGGGAGGTCGAACTTGCTGACATTGGTCTTAGCCAGGATCGATTTAAAGATATAGAACTTGTCTGGGTCCTCCACAATGTCCTTGAATACTAGCTCTCCGTCGCTGAAGAAAGTCATTTTGTCCTTGTAGGTTTGCAAGTAGCGATCCACCAAGAGAGCGTGGATACGGACCCGGATGGCGTGTTGGCGGATGAAGGCAATCTTGTTTTCCAGCCTATTCTCAATCACCTGGTTAAGGTCTTCCAGAAGGGAGATCTCCTCCTTTAAGAAGAGATCTTGGTGGGTGTCAGCCTGGTACTCCAGTGGCCAAAAGGAGCTGACATAAACCCGGGGGGGCTCGGTAACATTGATCAGTGGGGCCAGGCTCCAGAACAAGGCACCATACACACGCATGAGCTCCTGGGTAGCCAGGCTGTCGGCCTTGTTCAGAATGATCCTTATCTGGGACTCCCGCCCCTTCAGCTGGCGGAAGAGCATCTCCAGCTCCAGCCCGACGTCCAGTTTGGTTGGGTCAAACACCACAAAGATGAGATCAGCTCGATCGATGAACCATTGGCAGACATCATTGAATGGATAGCCTGGGAGAGAAGATGGGAGAGAAGACAATGATCTTTGAAACTAGGGGCTCTGCTCTCCGAAGCATGGTGGGAGCCTCTCAGCTGTAGCTCCACATCATGGCAATGGACCAGTGAAGGGCACTGCCTATGAGCAATGCTGGGTGCAAGGAGGAGCATTTAGAAGAGAAAAAGTATAGCAGGTGGATTAGCCAAACTGTGAAGTCTCACAGATCCATGTATTACAGGCAATGGCTACAATTCTTAAGTGTtggaaactttattttattttatggtagCCAGTCATACAAAAGCTTTGAATGCCAGGATGCTCAGGATCACAACACTGACAGTTGTTTAGGGCCAGGAGTCATGAAGAGCATCATGCTGGAGGTTTATGTTACTTCTATTTCCTGCCTTCTAAATTATTTTGGCCCAAGCCTCCCAGCCCAATCCTGGCAGTAAACCTGCATTTCCCCCATTATgtgctctctgtctctctctgtaaaTAAAGCAACTGTTCCAAAATCTCTGAATGTTTTGCTTTATGTGTTTTTTCTATTACAGATTTGCATCCTCTTCTTGAGCTTTTTTCATTTCAGTTAGTTTTAAGCAATGCCAAATATGTATACAAATGACTGAGGCAGCCTCTTAGAATGATTGGGACATAACCAATTTGTATAACGAAACCGCTTCAGTCTTACCCTGAGGGaacttttaatcattttttcaaAGATGGATTGAGATGGCTTAATGTAGAAGATAACAGGGTGATGACTTTTTAAGTTGGGTAGCTGAAATGCAAGTCAGAATAAATCCCTCCTCCCAAGATCTTCCGGAGAGTAAAGAAACAGAACTCCACCTCGCTCCTGCTGTTTCCGGTTCTCAATGATCCCGGGAGTGTCCACAAAGGTAACCCTCTCCAAAAGTTTATGAGGGACCTCTATTCCTATCAGCTTCTCCAGAAAGTTCTGCCCAAACTTCTCAAGGGGAGAGAACGAACGGGTGCTGTCGGCAGCCATTACAATGCCTTCGATGGTCTTGAGTTTAGGGCCGTGCGTTATGACAGTGAACTCCGAGGTGGTGGGTTCAGCCCCTGCCGTGGAAAAAGTAAAGCAAGAGGCAATGAGCTGAGACCCCAGGGCCCTGAGCACTCTGCttgtgctggtctatgaccgtaactGAATTGAACCCCAGTGTCCTTTTGAGGCAGTTGCCTTGCAAATTAACATTCCAAAAAAGCCCCCATTCTTTCAAAAAGCACCAGGTTTATGACTCAAAGACCCTCAGTTGGCCTTCTAGAACTCTCCCGCTGTGTCGGGCCTGTTGCATGTTTTGCTTTCCAGGCTATTCTCAGCTTCAGAGCTAACCATCATAACATACTTCATCTGCTGCTGGCTTCGCATGAACCCAGCATGATTCTCTGGTTTGCAAATCTAGGCTGGTGGTGGCCTAACAGGATAGCTGGGGGTGGGTGAGTGGGGGGGAAGAGGTGTTGGGCAGGACCTACTTTGGTTCCTCTGCCACAATTTCTGAGGCTGGCCTGAATTTGGCCAACACCCCAACTGAGTTGTGTGGAAACCAAGCATTCTGGCTAGTAAATTCAGTCTGCAAATGGAGGGACCTAATGGCAGAAAACTGCTGGACTGAATTGGGACAGAGGGACAAGAAGCTCTGGACTGGGGGGGGTAGGGGGGGTAGGGAGGGAGGTCAGTCCTGCTGCGACTAATTGGCTCCATGCGGGGAAGCCAGAAAATCTGAATCCTTTCTGGGTCCTGGCAACCCTctgtggggggcaggggggcttcCTATTGTTGCCTACACTCCATCGGGCTCTGCCAGCCCTGCCCAGCCCAGCATGCACTTCCTTCCAGGATGGGCTCCAGAGATGTGGTTACCGCCTAGCTGGAGGCCTGCCCTGGTCTGCTGGAGGCGCTTCCCCTATCCCCCCCGGGATCAGCAGAGCATCAGGCCACCTGTGTAGAGCTGATAGGGAGTGTCATCCAGCCCCAGCAGGTAGTTAATCATGGTGGATTTGCCAACGCTCCAGGGTCCCAGGAACAGCACCATTGGCTTGGAGGTAATCTCGCCATCtgcagaaggaagggaagagcCGCATGGCAGTTTGGAACAGGGCCGGAGCAGCCCTTTCAGGCCTGCCCTGAAGGTCAGCTGTACCTCGTTTGCCTGGGCCTCCCAGGGCACATCTCTTCACTCACCAGCCACCCAGCCCACCAACCATGCTTTCCTTCCTTGGGGTAATTGTTCCAGGCCGGGGCGAAGGCCCCACATGACCCATACTGATGGAAGGCGAGGAAGACACGGCATGGTGGGCAGTGGCTGCAACATGAATGGAGACCCAGCTACCAACTTTCCTCTCTCCAGGAAGCATCCTGGCGGGGCCCCCTTCTGCCAGATGTTGCAACAgcagcccctcccccccacttcTTCAAGCTGGGCTGGACACACAGCAGACGCTCAAGAAGGGGGAGGCTGGCCAGAGGTTTGGGGGGGCAACCATCAGATTGCCTCAGGCCACTATTTACTGATGGAGCCGTaaattcatttgtattttctctGCCACATTTCAGAAAGGAAGCTCTGTCTGCCTAGCACTCATTCCAGACCCTGTTCCAGAACCCTCTTGCAGATGTCAGGGAAGAGGACGGCTTCCCGCTTGCCCAGGAAGGGGGCTTGAGGCTGGAGCACCCCCCAGCAGCCTCAGGCAAGCCAGGGTCCCTGCGGGAGCCTTGGGGGAGGCCTTGGCAGCAGCACCATCAGTGATCTCTTTGCCGGCCTTCCCACTGCTGCAGCCctcagaaaggggggggggtgtccctgTCTTTCCCTCCCTGCCTGCTGAGGGCGGTGGAGCCAGGCAGTCTGGGCAGCCAAGGGGATGTGAGGGTGGAACGCCATTCCCTTCTGCCAGAACCAGGGGCACGGCCGAGCGTTGGAAGGGGAGTGGGGCAATGCAGTTTCCTGGATCCGGGGAAGGACTTTCACGGACAGGCATGTGAGAGGTAGCCATACCCACCTGTGGCTGAAGAGCCCAAGGTGCGTCCAGGGTAAGCTGTGGGGCAGGAGAGGAGGGtcgaagaagagaaaaaggaacgtGAGTAGGGAAGGGCGGGAGGGATGGAAGCGTTAGTTCTGAGCAGAGAAAGACCTCTTTGGCTAACAGCCATGCATATCTCTTCCAGGAAGGACAGTAAGCCTAGAAGGGACCTGGCTTCTCCCCAGCAAAGGTAACTGGAACCACAGAGCATCCCTTCGTTAGTACCAAGTGTTCATGCAGCAAAAAGTCACATAATTAACCTGAAAATCCTGCTCCTTGGGCAGAATAAAAAGTGGGAGGCACTGCAAGTGGTCCAAGCGCACCCCCCTTGAGCTGCAACCCTTGCAATGGGGCCCAGTGGGGTGGGAGGAGTGGGGAGGCCAAAAGCAGTTGCACACAGCTTTATGTTGTGCTGGCCACCAGCCCTGGGGAGCTAGCCAAGACCATCACCCCAAGAAGTGCTGGCAAGCCTGCCCAAGTGGTGCCATGCCCAAATGCCAGAGGGCATCAGCTTTGGAAGATGACCCTGACTCTGACGTGGCAGAAGCCCCCCTGCGTCCGACTTGGCTGGCCTGGGCACCTCCTGGTTGTGGGAAGGCATCAACAAGTTAAGGAAAACCTCAAGGTTTGTGAAAACACAAATAACCATTCTGAAGGGGGAAACGCCACAGGGTGGGCTCCTTCCCACTTACTCAGTGGGTACCTCAATGGCGTCAGAGTGGGATTAGCCACAGGGGAGAGGTGGAAAGGCCTAGAGCCTTGTAGGGGAAACAAGGGTATACTATTTTGtagcaaccccccaccccccgtacATCTCTAATTCTGATCCCGGGGGCCTCCCATCTTTTCTAAAGCCCCCCCTTGCTGCAGCAGCTGTGCAAGCCCCCAGCTGTCTGGGGCAGGGCCTCCTTCACTGAATTGGCCCCCCCACCCATCTCCAACCCCACCCCCCGGAAGCAAGACCCTCACAGGCAACGCAACAGCAGCCAGGCCTGGCGGCCCATCTGCCTTACCCGTGATTTCATGCTGCCGAAGCTCATTGTATTTGTAAGACTGCTCCAAGGGCTTGATGGAAGAGTGGTAAATTTTTCTCAGTCGCTGCAGGATGGCTGCAAGAGGGGGGGccgggaagaagaagagaaaattcAGACCAGCCCACTGCCTCAGCAGCATCCTTGGACGGACCAGCCAAGCAGCTGGGCAGCACTTGCACCCAACCCCTTCCGCAGCCGCTTTGGCCTTTTCCACTCTGCAAGCTGGAGGCCAGCATTGTACAGCTGTTTTGTAGGTAGGGGGGACTAGCACGGCTGCACCGCGTGGGACTGGGAGACCTGTCCCCTGGGGGCAAAATTTTTGACCCCTTCTACCTGAAGGCGATGCTCAGCATGGCTTCCCTTGCAAGGGAAATTATTAGTGGACAGAGGGCTAGGGCAGGCAGGCTGGAGAAATGGGGCCTGGGTGCGTGTGTGCATGTTGAAAGTTTATGTGGCACCCTCACTTATCCTGTGGGATCTCAGGCTGGTGGATAGCAGGCTGAAGGTAATGTAAACAGTCAAACAACGTCCTGGGAACAAACAGTTGCAACTGactcaaatgtgtgtgtgtgtcatccaAAGGTTTTCTGTGGTGGCTTCTGTGGGACTTTTCCCTTGCCAGGTGTGCAGTCCTACTGCTACCTGAGTAGTCGTCTGCAGGTTTCTCTTCCTTCAACTTCAGGGTGCTCTCAATGTGGGCACGATCCCGCCTGGCGTTCTCCACCTCTTCTGCTGAAAGAGCAAAGagggtatctcagcccacagtcAGGCCCAACTTGCAACAGGAAATAGAGATACTTTCAAGACTGCATTCGTTCACAGCTGGTGTACACAGAGATTTTTCTTGTGTGCAAAAAAAGTACCTTCCTTTCCACAGAACTGGTGCCACGTGGGCTGGGGCTTCAGGCCCAGCGAGGGAGCAAAGCTCAAACTCCCACCTTTGACTTTGGATGACAGGCAAGGGCACCTTGCTCTCTCTCGCAAGATGAAAAGGAAGGCTTTCTGTGGCTTTCCCAGGTAGAATGGGAAATACAGGCAGAATGCAGGCGTTTTAGAAGCCCTCCTTTAACCCTAACTCTAATGGTAAGACTGGTGGTCCTGAGCCTCCAAGGCCCAGCTGGTATGGGGGCTGGTGGGCACCGTTGGCCCATTTTTGTGAGTTGGTCCAGGCAGGGACGCCCATGTCTACCAGCCGCCCCTCCTGAAGGACCTCTCTGGTTAACGGACCTACTTGCATCCTTGGCCAGCCTGGCTCCCAGGCCTTTTCAAGCCACTGAGCCTGAGTGGGGCCCAGCCTGGAACACTCCCTGTGAAAAGTAAGCACATCTCCCAGGGCAGCTTCTCCATAGACAGGCTTTTCCCAGCCACTTAAATAGCCACTGGGCACGATCTGGTGACACTCTGGCATCAGCTGCACACGCAGACGGAACACAAAGATGGTCCTTCTCCCCTCCCGCCACCTCCCCAGCAATAACCGCTGGCACGGCATCTGCACAGCACTAAG
This window encodes:
- the SRL gene encoding sarcalumenin isoform X1, with protein sequence MTGLGLFCFYMAPLLLLGTAELQVSALEGAEDSANFAEGGLLPGDPSLVKKQRLLYGDVAGTGIPLHFSGNQEKASSDLGGKPQDDGSTSAGPEVNSAERGNLDENGAYVTEPGEALGRGQGMDVQEEGGPSLGELERSSAVSVEGSQAEEEVPQKTGVPSEEGVQGVLPGGSQDVPQDLLHSFEALQDDNLTEPPDLEGSPGEGHLSNTSPRGNPWGTSSAVPQDAYESGEPKEAGSTHPRQEGAVRDVAGGPDDSAEGKGRVVVAKGGAATQLSTEGVGFKEGEPDGNGAGKAEVAMTAEEEAPQAEKKEPKAEEVENARRDRAHIESTLKLKEEKPADDYSGTILQRLRKIYHSSIKPLEQSYKYNELRQHEITAYPGRTLGSSATDGEITSKPMVLFLGPWSVGKSTMINYLLGLDDTPYQLYTGAEPTTSEFTVITHGPKLKTIEGIVMAADSTRSFSPLEKFGQNFLEKLIGIEVPHKLLERVTFVDTPGIIENRKQQERGYPFNDVCQWFIDRADLIFVVFDPTKLDVGLELEMLFRQLKGRESQIRIILNKADSLATQELMRVYGALFWSLAPLINVTEPPRVYVSSFWPLEYQADTHQDLFLKEEISLLEDLNQVIENRLENKIAFIRQHAIRVRIHALLVDRYLQTYKDKMTFFSDGELVFKDIVEDPDKFYIFKSILAKTNVSKFDLPNREAYKDFFGINPINSFKLLAQQCSYMGGCFLEKIERAITHELPGLLGSIGLGKKPSVLSCDTTGCSETPKNRYKKH
- the SRL gene encoding sarcalumenin isoform X7, with the protein product MTGLGLFCFYMAPLLLLGTAAEEVENARRDRAHIESTLKLKEEKPADDYSGTILQRLRKIYHSSIKPLEQSYKYNELRQHEITAYPGRTLGSSATDGEITSKPMVLFLGPWSVGKSTMINYLLGLDDTPYQLYTGAEPTTSEFTVITHGPKLKTIEGIVMAADSTRSFSPLEKFGQNFLEKLIGIEVPHKLLERVTFVDTPGIIENRKQQERGYPFNDVCQWFIDRADLIFVVFDPTKLDVGLELEMLFRQLKGRESQIRIILNKADSLATQELMRVYGALFWSLAPLINVTEPPRVYVSSFWPLEYQADTHQDLFLKEEISLLEDLNQVIENRLENKIAFIRQHAIRVRIHALLVDRYLQTYKDKMTFFSDGELVFKDIVEDPDKFYIFKSILAKTNVSKFDLPNREAYKDFFGINPINSFKLLAQQCSYMGGCFLEKIERAITHELPGLLGSIGLGKKPSVLSCDTTGCSETPKNRYKKH
- the SRL gene encoding sarcalumenin isoform X5 → MTGLGLFCFYMAPLLLLGTAELQVSALEGAEDSANFAEGGLLPGDPSLVKKQRLLYGDVAGTGIPLHFSGNQEKASSDLGGKPQDDGSTSAGPEVNSAERGNLDENGAYVTEPGEALGRGQGMDVQEEGGPSLGELERSSAVSVEGSQAEEEVPQKTGVPSEEGVQGVLPGGSQDVPQDLLHSFEALQDDNLTEPPDLEGSPGEGHLSNTSPRGNPWGTSSAVPQDAYESGEPKEAGSTHPRQEGAVRDVAGGPDDSAEGKGRVVVAKGGAATQLSTEGVGFKEGEPDGNGAGKAEVAMTAEEEAPQAEKKEPKAEEVENARRDRAHIESTLKLKEEKPADDYSGTILQRLRKIYHSSIKPLEQSYKYNELRQHEITDGEITSKPMVLFLGPWSVGKSTMINYLLGLDDTPYQLYTGAEPTTSEFTVITHGPKLKTIEGIVMAADSTRSFSPLEKFGQNFLEKLIGIEVPHKLLERVTFVDTPGIIENRKQQERGYPFNDVCQWFIDRADLIFVVFDPTKLDVGLELEMLFRQLKGRESQIRIILNKADSLATQELMRVYGALFWSLAPLINVTEPPRVYVSSFWPLEYQADTHQDLFLKEEISLLEDLNQVIENRLENKIAFIRQHAIRVRIHALLVDRYLQTYKDKMTFFSDGELVFKDIVEDPDKFYIFKSILAKTNVSKFDLPNREAYKDFFGINPINSFKLLAQQCSYMGGCFLEKIERAITHELPGLLGSIGLGKKPSVLSCDTTGCSETPKNRYKKH
- the SRL gene encoding sarcalumenin isoform X10 — translated: MTGLGLFCFYMAPLLLLGTAEEVENARRDRAHIESTLKLKEEKPADDYSAILQRLRKIYHSSIKPLEQSYKYNELRQHEITDGEITSKPMVLFLGPWSVGKSTMINYLLGLDDTPYQLYTGAEPTTSEFTVITHGPKLKTIEGIVMAADSTRSFSPLEKFGQNFLEKLIGIEVPHKLLERVTFVDTPGIIENRKQQERGYPFNDVCQWFIDRADLIFVVFDPTKLDVGLELEMLFRQLKGRESQIRIILNKADSLATQELMRVYGALFWSLAPLINVTEPPRVYVSSFWPLEYQADTHQDLFLKEEISLLEDLNQVIENRLENKIAFIRQHAIRVRIHALLVDRYLQTYKDKMTFFSDGELVFKDIVEDPDKFYIFKSILAKTNVSKFDLPNREAYKDFFGINPINSFKLLAQQCSYMGGCFLEKIERAITHELPGLLGSIGLGKKPSVLSCDTTGCSETPKNRYKKH
- the SRL gene encoding sarcalumenin isoform X9 translates to MTGLGLFCFYMAPLLLLGTAEEVENARRDRAHIESTLKLKEEKPADDYSAILQRLRKIYHSSIKPLEQSYKYNELRQHEITAYPGRTLGSSATDGEITSKPMVLFLGPWSVGKSTMINYLLGLDDTPYQLYTGAEPTTSEFTVITHGPKLKTIEGIVMAADSTRSFSPLEKFGQNFLEKLIGIEVPHKLLERVTFVDTPGIIENRKQQERGYPFNDVCQWFIDRADLIFVVFDPTKLDVGLELEMLFRQLKGRESQIRIILNKADSLATQELMRVYGALFWSLAPLINVTEPPRVYVSSFWPLEYQADTHQDLFLKEEISLLEDLNQVIENRLENKIAFIRQHAIRVRIHALLVDRYLQTYKDKMTFFSDGELVFKDIVEDPDKFYIFKSILAKTNVSKFDLPNREAYKDFFGINPINSFKLLAQQCSYMGGCFLEKIERAITHELPGLLGSIGLGKKPSVLSCDTTGCSETPKNRYKKH